In the Syntrophales bacterium genome, one interval contains:
- the modA gene encoding molybdate ABC transporter substrate-binding protein, translating to MRRCILKSRLLFTLFVLFALLGTVSLPSPVCSAEPLRVAVAANFQQPFKDIAAAFTRETGIPVEGVFTSSGSLYHQITNGAPYDAFLSADETRPQDLFKRGLGGKPFVYATGSVVLWAEGKKFCSAANWRDVMMRKDVQKVAIANPVVAPYGAAAEAALRQVGIWNSPDKKWIIGQSIAQAFQYAATGGADVGFCALSSVRASKTGGCHYDIAEAPPILQGACLLNRTKNRAGTERFLQFLQSPTADVIKKKYGYR from the coding sequence TTTCGCTGCCATCGCCGGTTTGCTCCGCGGAGCCCCTCCGCGTGGCCGTGGCGGCCAACTTCCAGCAGCCATTCAAGGATATCGCGGCAGCGTTCACCCGGGAGACGGGCATCCCCGTGGAAGGCGTGTTCACGTCCTCCGGGAGCCTGTATCACCAGATCACAAACGGCGCACCCTATGACGCCTTTCTCTCCGCCGACGAGACGCGGCCCCAGGATCTCTTCAAGAGAGGTCTCGGGGGGAAACCTTTCGTCTATGCCACAGGCAGCGTCGTCTTGTGGGCTGAGGGAAAGAAATTCTGCAGCGCCGCAAACTGGCGGGACGTCATGATGAGAAAGGACGTGCAGAAGGTCGCCATTGCGAACCCGGTGGTGGCGCCTTACGGAGCGGCGGCGGAGGCGGCCCTTCGCCAAGTCGGCATCTGGAACAGCCCCGACAAGAAGTGGATCATCGGCCAGTCCATCGCCCAGGCCTTCCAGTACGCCGCCACGGGCGGGGCGGATGTCGGCTTCTGCGCCCTTTCCTCCGTGCGGGCATCCAAAACCGGCGGTTGCCACTACGACATCGCCGAGGCGCCACCGATCCTGCAGGGGGCCTGTCTCTTGAACCGCACAAAGAACCGCGCCGGAACCGAGCGGTTTCTCCAGTTCCTCCAGTCCCCGACGGCCGACGTCATCAAGAAGAAATACGGATACCGATAG